From Verrucomicrobiota bacterium, a single genomic window includes:
- a CDS encoding sugar phosphate isomerase/epimerase family protein — MSNLVSRRQFLGTSAAAGVAATTAPLAIPAAERSDKAFRFGFSLNAGTIRGQKLALREQVLTAAKAGFTGFEPWTNDISKFLETGGSLKELRQVGQDSGVQIISAIGFAAWIVNEDDARAKGVETLKREMDWVSQLGGKNIAAPPAGATKAGYVLDLNQAAERYRAILELGHEFGIRPMLEIWGSSANLNRLPEAIYVAAKTAHPDACILADVYHLYKGGSDPAVLRLLGRNATPIFHLNDYPANPPRETIKDSDRIWPGDGVAPLKQLLTNLADNHCDVMLSLELFNQEYYKLPALEAAKTGLSKMKAAVAAAGLS; from the coding sequence ATGAGCAACTTGGTTTCACGCCGACAATTTCTGGGGACCAGCGCTGCCGCCGGTGTCGCTGCCACCACCGCTCCATTGGCGATCCCGGCTGCCGAGCGGTCCGACAAAGCATTTCGGTTTGGGTTCTCCCTCAATGCTGGCACCATTCGCGGCCAAAAACTGGCCTTGCGTGAACAAGTACTGACCGCTGCCAAGGCTGGCTTCACCGGATTTGAACCGTGGACGAACGACATCAGCAAGTTTTTGGAGACGGGTGGGTCCCTGAAGGAGTTGCGCCAGGTGGGCCAGGATTCCGGCGTGCAGATCATCAGCGCGATCGGCTTTGCCGCTTGGATCGTCAATGAGGACGACGCGCGTGCCAAGGGAGTCGAAACCTTGAAGCGCGAGATGGATTGGGTGTCGCAATTGGGCGGGAAGAACATCGCCGCACCGCCGGCGGGCGCCACCAAAGCCGGTTATGTCTTGGACCTGAACCAGGCCGCCGAACGCTACCGGGCGATCCTCGAACTGGGCCACGAGTTTGGGATCCGACCCATGCTCGAGATTTGGGGCTCCTCTGCCAACTTGAACCGGTTGCCCGAGGCTATTTATGTGGCGGCCAAAACCGCACATCCCGATGCCTGCATCCTGGCGGATGTGTACCATCTGTACAAGGGCGGCTCAGATCCCGCCGTCCTCCGGCTGCTGGGCCGCAACGCGACGCCGATCTTCCACCTGAATGATTACCCGGCCAACCCGCCGCGAGAAACCATCAAAGATTCCGACCGCATCTGGCCAGGCGATGGCGTAGCCCCACTCAAACAGTTGCTCACCAATCTGGCGGACAACCATTGCGACGTGATGTTGTCCCTCGAATTGTTCAATCAGGAATATTACAAACTCCCGGCGCTGGAAGCCGCCAAAACCGGGCTGTCCAAAATGAAAGCCGCCGTGGCTGCCGCCGGGTTGTCGTGA
- the rseP gene encoding RIP metalloprotease RseP — MEILKFLLIIVEVLVLFNLLIIVHELGHFLAARWRGLAVDRFGVWFGKPIWEKEFRGVKYCLGWIPAGGFVSLPQMAPMEAIEGKNESSENLPPISALDKIIVAFAGPLFSFLLALAFAVIVWGVGRPVSESDRTTTIGYVAKESPAEKAGLKAGDKILAIDNHPVTRWSGIGDSIKWRIISSEEEKITLTVLRDGQTKTFEATPKKEATKFWERKGLREIQIEPAQTCIVAYVASNSPAMLAGIQTNDIVQKINGLPVFSPSAVLDAAERSGFAPITIELKRGVQMLTKTVKPELPISPPGETKPRLGLGWDVQLYLDNPGPLEQIRDSFNSMVNTFTALFSAKSDVKPQHLSGPVGIMRIYYMLFQSDYGWQLAIWFSVIFNVNLALLNLLPIPVLDGGHIVLAIIEGIRRKTVSVRILQHVQTGCALVIISYMLYLTFYDITGMAGKHEKARGPLQFAPKASQSGR; from the coding sequence ATGGAAATTTTAAAGTTCCTATTGATTATTGTCGAAGTGCTGGTGTTGTTCAACCTGCTCATCATTGTGCATGAGTTGGGCCATTTTCTTGCCGCGCGCTGGCGCGGGCTGGCGGTGGATCGGTTTGGCGTCTGGTTTGGCAAGCCCATCTGGGAAAAGGAGTTTCGCGGCGTAAAATATTGCCTCGGCTGGATCCCGGCCGGTGGATTTGTCTCCCTGCCGCAGATGGCGCCCATGGAGGCGATTGAAGGCAAAAATGAATCCAGTGAAAACCTGCCGCCGATCTCGGCCTTGGACAAGATCATTGTGGCCTTTGCGGGTCCCCTGTTCAGCTTCCTGTTGGCCCTCGCGTTTGCGGTCATCGTCTGGGGCGTTGGTCGCCCGGTGAGCGAGTCGGATCGCACCACCACCATCGGGTACGTGGCCAAAGAGTCCCCGGCGGAAAAGGCGGGGCTAAAAGCGGGCGACAAGATCCTGGCCATTGACAACCATCCTGTGACCCGCTGGTCGGGCATCGGTGACAGCATCAAATGGCGTATTATCAGCAGTGAAGAGGAAAAAATCACGTTGACCGTGTTGCGCGACGGCCAGACCAAAACCTTCGAGGCCACCCCAAAGAAGGAGGCGACCAAGTTCTGGGAACGCAAGGGCCTGCGGGAAATCCAGATCGAACCCGCCCAAACCTGTATCGTGGCTTATGTCGCCTCCAACAGTCCGGCCATGCTCGCGGGCATCCAGACGAATGATATCGTTCAAAAAATCAATGGCCTGCCGGTTTTCAGCCCCTCGGCGGTGCTGGATGCGGCCGAGCGGTCCGGCTTCGCCCCAATCACCATTGAACTCAAACGCGGGGTTCAGATGCTGACCAAAACGGTCAAACCCGAATTGCCCATTTCGCCTCCCGGTGAAACCAAACCGCGTTTGGGTTTGGGCTGGGACGTGCAGCTTTATCTGGATAACCCGGGGCCACTGGAGCAGATTCGCGACAGTTTTAATTCCATGGTGAACACGTTTACGGCATTGTTCTCCGCCAAGTCCGATGTCAAACCGCAGCACCTGAGCGGCCCGGTGGGCATCATGCGCATTTACTACATGCTGTTCCAAAGTGATTATGGGTGGCAGTTGGCCATCTGGTTCAGCGTGATTTTCAATGTCAACCTCGCCTTGTTGAACCTGCTGCCCATCCCGGTGCTCGATGGCGGCCACATTGTGCTGGCCATTATCGAGGGCATTCGTCGCAAGACGGTTAGCGTGCGCATTCTTCAGCATGTCCAAACCGGCTGCGCGCTGGTCATCATCAGCTACATGCTTTATTTGACCTTCTACGATATCACCGGCATGGCTGGCAAACACGAGAAAGCGCGCGGCCCGCTACAGTTTGCCCCGAAAGCCTCCCAATCGGGCAGGTAA
- the rplS gene encoding 50S ribosomal protein L19 gives MNQVILDKIESAQIKKDVTKFNVGDSVRVHTKVVEGDKERIQVFAGVVIGRRGHGLNENFTVRRISYGEGVERVFPINSPRIEKIEVERHGDVRRAKLTYLRNRIGKGATLVKEKVAAIPAAK, from the coding sequence ATGAACCAGGTAATACTTGATAAAATTGAATCGGCACAGATTAAGAAAGACGTCACCAAGTTCAACGTTGGCGACTCCGTCCGCGTCCACACCAAAGTGGTGGAAGGCGACAAAGAGCGCATCCAAGTGTTTGCAGGGGTTGTGATTGGCCGCCGCGGACACGGACTCAACGAAAATTTTACCGTCCGCCGCATCAGCTACGGCGAAGGGGTGGAGCGCGTTTTCCCGATCAACTCACCGCGCATCGAGAAAATCGAAGTGGAACGCCATGGCGACGTGCGGCGTGCCAAGCTCACCTACCTGCGCAACCGTATCGGCAAAGGTGCCACGCTGGTGAAGGAAAAAGTAGCGGCAATACCTGCGGCCAAGTAA
- the trmD gene encoding tRNA (guanosine(37)-N1)-methyltransferase TrmD, producing MKIDVLTLFPGMFTGPLDESIVQRARKAGILDLRMVNLRDFTHDRHKTVDDRPFGGGPGMLLKPEPIFEAVETLANAETRMILTSPAGRVFNQAIARELALEKHLLILCGSYEGVDERVRETLVDDELSIGDYVLTNGALPAMVIIDAVTRLLPGVLGDDESSQDESFSHALLEYPHYTRPAEFRGLKVPEVLLSGHHAEIAAWRQEQAVIRTRERRPDLWATVAGQYREAPGKKKQKTRAEAPNEET from the coding sequence ATGAAGATTGACGTGCTCACCCTGTTCCCCGGCATGTTTACGGGGCCGCTGGACGAAAGCATTGTCCAACGGGCGCGCAAGGCAGGGATACTGGATTTACGAATGGTCAATCTGCGGGACTTTACCCATGACCGCCATAAGACGGTGGATGATCGTCCGTTTGGCGGTGGGCCGGGGATGCTGTTAAAGCCCGAACCGATCTTTGAAGCAGTGGAAACGCTGGCGAATGCGGAGACGCGAATGATTCTCACTTCGCCGGCGGGGCGCGTGTTCAACCAGGCGATTGCCCGGGAACTCGCGCTGGAGAAGCATCTCCTGATCCTGTGCGGCAGTTACGAAGGCGTGGATGAACGGGTGCGCGAGACGCTGGTGGATGACGAATTATCCATCGGCGATTATGTGTTAACCAACGGGGCGCTGCCGGCCATGGTGATCATTGACGCGGTGACCCGGTTGTTGCCGGGGGTGTTGGGTGATGATGAGAGTTCGCAGGATGAGTCGTTCAGTCACGCCCTGCTGGAATATCCGCACTATACACGTCCGGCGGAATTCAGGGGACTAAAGGTCCCGGAAGTGTTGCTCTCCGGGCATCATGCGGAAATCGCGGCCTGGCGGCAGGAACAGGCGGTCATCCGCACGCGTGAGCGGCGGCCGGATTTATGGGCGACGGTAGCTGGGCAATACCGCGAGGCACCGGGGAAAAAGAAGCAGAAAACGCGCGCGGAAGCGCCAAACGAAGAAACATGA
- a CDS encoding KH domain-containing protein, whose amino-acid sequence MQAFLEYVVKGLVDHPDEVKVTPVDRGGLTVYELRVNYRDIGKVIGKEGAMIHAIRSLLLAGSAKKGIRCSLDIVEDQPAAQG is encoded by the coding sequence ATGCAAGCCTTTCTTGAATACGTCGTCAAAGGGCTGGTGGACCACCCGGACGAGGTGAAAGTCACCCCGGTGGACAGAGGCGGTCTGACCGTCTATGAGCTGCGGGTGAATTACCGGGACATCGGCAAGGTCATCGGCAAGGAAGGCGCAATGATTCACGCCATCCGGTCGCTCCTCCTGGCGGGCAGTGCCAAAAAAGGCATCCGTTGCTCGCTGGACATCGTCGAGGACCAGCCGGCGGCGCAAGGATGA
- the rpsP gene encoding 30S ribosomal protein S16 — MPVRIRLKRVGAKNSPIYRIVVADGRSPRDGKFIEELGTYWPRKKDDNVKLDMERAKHWISKGAQPSDTVASFMRRINKAVAA; from the coding sequence ATGCCAGTACGAATTCGTTTGAAGCGCGTCGGGGCCAAAAACAGCCCCATCTATCGCATTGTGGTGGCGGATGGCCGCAGCCCGCGCGATGGTAAATTCATTGAAGAATTGGGAACCTATTGGCCGCGCAAAAAGGACGACAATGTGAAACTCGACATGGAACGCGCCAAGCATTGGATTTCCAAGGGCGCCCAGCCGAGCGACACCGTCGCCAGCTTTATGCGGCGCATCAACAAAGCGGTCGCCGCTTAA